Proteins found in one Elephas maximus indicus isolate mEleMax1 chromosome 11, mEleMax1 primary haplotype, whole genome shotgun sequence genomic segment:
- the HSBP1L1 gene encoding heat shock factor-binding protein 1-like protein 1, producing the protein MDSRAPEPAAGPLRDAAENLFQELQEHFQALTATLNLRMEEMGNRIDDLQKNVNDLMVQAGIESPIKEQMVRSLL; encoded by the exons ATGGACTCGCGGGCGCCAGAACCCGCGGCGGGGCCGCTCCGGGACGCT GCAGAGAATCTATTTCAAGAACTTCAAGAACATTTTCAAGCTTTGACTGCAACATTAAACCTCAGAA tggaagaaATGGGAAATCGTATTGACGACTTACAGAAGAATGTAAATGACTTAATGGTGCAAGCTGGGATTGAAAGTCCTATTAAAGAACAAATGGTAAGATCCTTATTATGA
- the TXNL4A gene encoding thioredoxin-like protein 4A isoform X2, with translation MYELYDPCTVMFFFRNKHIMIDLGTGNNNKINWAMEDKQEMIDIIETVYRGARKGRGLVVSPKDYSTKYRY, from the exons ATGTATGAGTTATATGATCCTTGCACTGTCATGTTTTTCTTCAG AAACAAGCACATCATGATTGATTTGGGGACTGGCAACAACAATAAGATTAACTGGGCCATGGAGGACAAACAGGAGATGATTGACATCATAGAGACCGTCTACCGAGGAGCACGCAAGGGCCGGGGGCTGGTCGTGTCTCCAAAGGACTACTCTACCAAGTATAGATACTGA
- the TXNL4A gene encoding thioredoxin-like protein 4A isoform X1, translated as MSYMLPHLHNGWQVDQAILSEEDRVVVIRFGHDWDPTCMKMDEVLYSIAEKVKNFAVIYLVDITEVPDFNKMYELYDPCTVMFFFRNKHIMIDLGTGNNNKINWAMEDKQEMIDIIETVYRGARKGRGLVVSPKDYSTKYRY; from the exons ATGTCGTACATGCTTCCACATCTACACAACGGCTGGCAGGTGGACCAGGCCATCCTTTCCGAGGAGGACCGAGTTGTCGTCATTAGGTTTGGACATGATTGGGATCCTACCTGTATGAAAATGGATGAAGTTCTATATAGCATAGCTGAAAAG GTTAAAAATTTTGCAGTTATTTATCTTGTGGACATTACAGAAGTACCTGACTTCAACAAAATGTATGAGTTATATGATCCTTGCACTGTCATGTTTTTCTTCAG AAACAAGCACATCATGATTGATTTGGGGACTGGCAACAACAATAAGATTAACTGGGCCATGGAGGACAAACAGGAGATGATTGACATCATAGAGACCGTCTACCGAGGAGCACGCAAGGGCCGGGGGCTGGTCGTGTCTCCAAAGGACTACTCTACCAAGTATAGATACTGA
- the LOC126085896 gene encoding probable 2-ketogluconate reductase, whose product MGDQELPGVLVSGFEGPRGICEDHVRDLQKHFNLITMQEFLKNKTQFSQKIQAVYIWAGWPVIDKELLESLPSLKIIANGGVGLDHLDLKLIASFGVKVANTPQAVSNPTADMGMALLLASARRLVEGHQLTISPDTKNFFINWMGQEVTGATLGIIGMGSIGYKIAQRAKAFEMKILYHNRTRRILAEEEAVGATYCEHLDDLLRQSDFVMLATSLTPRTHNMIGKRELRLMKRTGILINVGRGLLVDHDALVDALQTGIIKAAALDVTYPEPLPRDHPLLKLKNVTLTPHAGSATHQARRQMMENLVKSILASLNGLPIPNEVLLK is encoded by the exons ATGGGAGATCAAGAACTACCTGGAGTTTTGGTATCTGGATTTGAAGGGCCACGTGGTATATGTGAAGACCATGTCAGAGATCTGCAGAAACACTTTAATCTCATTACCATGCaggaatttttgaaaaataaaacacaattcaGTCAAAAGATCCAAGCTGTCTACATATGGGCAGGCTGGCCAGTTATTGACAAGGAGCTCCTAGAAAGCTTGCCCTCCTTGAAGATTATTGCCAATGGAGGAGTAGGCTTAGATCACCTAGACCTGAAGCTCATTGCTAGCTTTGGTGTGAAGGTGGCTAACACACCACAGGCTGTCTCAAACCCCACAGCAGATATGGGAATGGCCTTATTGCTGGCTTCAGCCCGGAGACTGGTAGAAG GTCATCAGTTGACTATTTCTCCAGATACAAAGAACTTTTTTATAAATTGGATGGGTCAAGAAGTGACAGGGGCCACCCTGGGAATCATTGGCATGGGCTCCATTGGCTATAAGATTGCTCAGAGGGCCAAAGCCTTCGAAATGAAGATTCTATATCATAACAGGACCCGCAG GATATTGGCAGAGGAGGAGGCAGTTGGAGCCACTTACTGTGAGCACCTGGATGACCTGCTGCGGCAGTCGGACTTCGTGATGTTGGCGACCAGCCTGACCCCCCGGACCCATAACATGATTGGGAAGAGGGAGCTGAGACTGATGAAACGCACGGGGATTCTCATCAATGTCGGCAGAG GCCTATTAGTTGATCATGATGCCCTGGTGGATGCTCTTCAGACCGGGATAATTAAAGCCGCAGCATTGGACGTGACGTACCCTGAACCCCTGCCAAG AGATCATCCTTTGTTGAAGTTGAAGAACGTCACTCTGACACCACACGCTGGAAGTGCAACTCATCAAGCCAGACGACAAATGATGGAAAATTTGGTTAAAAGCATCCTGGCTTCTCTCAATGGCCTTCCCATTCCTAATGAAGTGCTTCTTAAATGA